The Oryzias melastigma strain HK-1 linkage group LG6, ASM292280v2, whole genome shotgun sequence genome includes a window with the following:
- the ces2b gene encoding carboxylesterase 5A, producing MALRAGPSLFCLLLFVLSVAADRDAPEVHTKLGSLRGKYVSVKGKEPGAHAFLGVPFAKPPVGPSLRLAAPQPVEGWNGMRDATKQPFMCIQSIEIVKDLLKQLGALLAEIPDISEDCLYLNIYAPANRPQNARLPVMVWIHGGGFSLGSASMFDGSALAVYEDVIVVLIQYRLGVLGFLSTGDEHLPGNFGLLDQIEALKWVKEHISSFGGDPNSVTVFGESAGGVSVSLLLASPLAKGLIHGGIAQSGTAAMDLLVTDQPFQGLQAVANASGCSLESTKKIAECMKNVDLDTLISFTNNLNLRLTINVDGHFLKKPVPEVYQKREVLNVPFMTGTTNHEAGWLLSNFFAPPNWTEGLDREQIMNAVSMLYTDPKDEYIRDLIVSEYTGNGEDRIRNRDAFTEMLGDLFFTIPALKSVNAHRDAGVPVYLYEYQHPPSFLKKNRPSFVKCDHGDDIFSILGFCFTTTDVTINEKCSPEEEEFSKIMMNYWGNFARTGSPNAKNLAHWPKYDADEEYLALALNKQVIGRHLKKERFVFATEVLPEKIRQHQEKAEHVEL from the exons ATGGCGCTCCGAGCAGGACCTTCTCTCTTCtgtctgctgctgtttgtgctCAGTGTGGCTGCAGACCGAGACG CTCCTGAAGTCCACACAAAGCTTGGCAGTCTGAGAGGGAAGTATGTGAGCGTAAAGGGGAAGGAGCCCGGGGCCCACGCCTTCCTTGGTGTCCCGTTTGCCAAACCACCTGTCGGCCCCTCCCTCAGATTGGCCGCACCCCAACCTGTAGAGGGATGGAACGGCATGAGAGATGCAACCAAGCAACCCTTCAT GTGCATTCAAAGCATAGAAATTGTCAAGGACCTCTTGAAACAACTTGGTGCCCTGCTAGCAGAAATTCCTGACATTTCCGAAGACTGTCTTTACCTCAACATCTACGCTCCTGCAAACAGACCGCAAAATGCCAGGCTCCCA GTCATGGTGTGGATCCACGGCGGAGGTTTCTCTTTGGGTTCTGCTTCAATGTTCGATGGTTCCGCCTTGGCTGTCTATGAGGATGTAATTGTGGTTCTAATCCAGTATCGACTGGGCGTTTTGGGCTTTCTAAG CACTGGAGACGAGCATTTGCCCGGGAACTTTGGCCTGCTGGACCAGATCGAGGCTCTGAAGTGGGTCAAGGAGCACATCAGCAGTTTTGGAGGAGATCCAAATTCAGTCACTGTTTTTGGCGAGTCGGCTGGTGGAGTGAGTGTATCTCTGCTG CTTGCCTCTCCATTGGCTAAAGGTCTGATTCATGGCGGGATTGCTCAGAGTGGAACTGCTGCAATGGACTTACTTGTGACAGATCAGCCATTCCAAGGACTGCAG GCGGTAGCAAACGCATCAGGCTGCAGCCTTGAAAGTACAAAGAAGATTGCAGAATGCATGAAAAATGTGGATCTTGACACTCTGATTTCATTTACGAAT AATCTAAATTTAAGACTTACTATCAATGTTGACGGACACTTCCTGAAGAAACCTGTGCCAGAGGTCTACCAGAAACGTGAAGTCCTCAATGTGCCGTTCATGACTGGTACAACTAATCATGAAGCAGGATGGTTGCTTTCTAAT ttCTTCGCTCCTCCAAACTGGACAGAAGGCTTAGACAGAGAGCAGATTATGAACGCAGTATCCATGCTCTACACCGAC cctaAAGATGAATACATCAGAGATTTGATAGTGAGCGAGTACACTGGCAATGGAGAAGACCGAATCAGAAACCGAGATGCATTCACAGAAATGCTTGGAGATTTGTTTTTCACCATTCCTGCCCTTAAATCTGTGAATGCTCACAGAG ATGCGGGCGTTCCTGTGTATCTGTACGAGTACCAGCACCCTCCCTCCTTCCTGAAGAAGAACAGGCCTAGCTTTGTGAAGTGTGACCATGGAGACGACATCTTCTCAATCCTGGGATTTTGCTTCACGACCACCGATGTCACGATTAATG AGAAATGCTCCCCAGAGGAAGAAGAGTTCAGCAAAATCATGATGAACTACTGGGGCAACTTTGCACGTACAGG atCTCCCAATGCCAAAAATCTTGCACACTGGCCGAAGTACGACGCAGACGAGGAGTACCTGGCCCTTGCTTTGAACAAGCAGGTGATTGGTCGGCACCTGAAGAAAGAGCGCTTTGTTTTTGCCACAGAGGTCCTACCAGAGAAGATTCGACAACATCAAGAGAAGGCAGAACACGTGGAGCTGTAA